The following proteins come from a genomic window of Sorex araneus isolate mSorAra2 chromosome 1, mSorAra2.pri, whole genome shotgun sequence:
- the KCTD12 gene encoding BTB/POZ domain-containing protein KCTD12, translating into MALADSTRGLPNGGGGGGGSGSSSSSADPALFPDIVELNVGGQVYVTRRCTVVSVPDSLLWRMFTQQQPQELARDSKGRFFLDRDGFLFRYILDYLRDLQLVLPDYFPERSRLQREAEYFELPELVRRLGAPQQPGPGPPHLRRGAPQEGALGDELLPLGSAESEAPSPTLELASRSPSGGAAGPLLTPSQSLDGSRRSGYITIGYRGSYTIGRDAQADAKFRRVARITVCGKTSLAKEVFGDTLNESRDPDRPPERYTSRYYLKFNFLEQAFDKLSESGFHMVACSSTGTCAFAGSTDQSEDKIWTSYTEYVFCRE; encoded by the coding sequence ATGGCCCTGGCCGACAGCACACGTGGATTACCCaacgggggcggcggcggcggcggctcgggcTCGTCGTCGTCGTCCGCCGACCCCGCGCTCTTCCCCGACATCGTGGAGCTGAACGTGGGCGGCCAGGTGTATGTGACCCGGCGCTGCACGGTGGTGTCCGTGCCCGACTCGCTCCTCTGGCGCATGTTCACGCAGCAGCAGCCGCAGGAGCTGGCCCGGGACAGCAAGGGCCGCTTCTTTCTGGACCGGGACGGCTTCCTCTTCCGCTACATTCTGGATTACCTGCGGGACCTGCAGCTCGTGCTGCCCGATTACTTCCCCGAGCGCAGCCGGCTGCAGCGCGAGGCCGAGTACTTCGAGCTGCCCGAGCTCGTGCGGCGCCTCGGCGCGCCCCAGCAGCCCGGCCCGGGGCCGCCGCATCTGCGGCGCGGGGCCCCCCAGGAGGGCGCCCTGGGCGACGAGCTGCTGCCGCTGGGCTCGGCCGAGTCGGAGGCGCCGTCGCCCACGCTGGAGCTGGCGAGCCGCAGCCCGtccgggggcgcggcgggcccgCTGCTCACGCCGTCGCAGTCGCTGGACGGCAGCCGGCGCTCGGGCTACATCACCATCGGCTACCGCGGCTCCTACACCATCGGGCGCGACGCGCAGGCCGACGCCAAGTTCCGGCGGGTGGCGCGCATCACGGTGTGCGGCAAGACGTCCCTGGCCAAGGAGGTGTTCGGGGACACCCTGAACGAGAGCCGGGACCCCGACCGGCCCCCCGAGCGCTACACGTCGCGCTATTACCTCAAGTTCAACTTCCTGGAGCAGGCGTTCGACAAGCTGTCCGAGTCGGGCTTCCACATGGTGGCGTGCAGCTCCACGGGCACCTGCGCCTTCGCGGGCAGCACCGACCAGAGCGAGGACAAGATCTGGACCAGCTACACCGAGTACGTCTTCTGCAGGGAGTGA